The genome window GTTAAATTTATACAATGtgtaaaagaaatattttgaaaattcCAAATATTACCAGTTggaacatttaaaaaaatttttgaatatttaagGTATCCTAtactatattttatttgttatttaaaatataaaaatgcaatataaatgttaatttaaagaaaaacaatatatatatatataatatatatgttttatttaaccTAAACAACCATGAaatgttttaataattacatattatttaagattgaactattcatatttatctatttttattccataaaaatataaattattaatttcattttttaaaaatatttataatatgagaAATGAGTTCAAATATAACATGTTTATTTTAATGtcttatataattacatataaaaataatgcgTTTAAAGTTTCTaaataaaatcatataatcaaatatcattaattttccaataatatttcttttttctttatcctGGTATTCTATATTTTAGTTCATTTTTTGGtattaacataatttttataaaaatcaaTATTTTATACCTTACCATACGATATATGATTGAAAAGtaaagatattaataataaaatcaaagtctgtatgtatgtatatatatatatatatatacatatcacaaaattttctataaaaattttaagaaaACATTTTAACGAGTTTAAAAAAGCAAAGAGATagatatatgatttttttttttacacttactaaaattatgataatatttacatattttcattttaagaAGATTTGTTCTTAAATtatctttaaaaataataatctaaatatataatacattaattcattcaataaaaattatatgatctTTGTTTTTTTCGATTTGAATGATACTTTAATAGTTTCTAGATACATGAATCtgtataaacatataaaacaaTTACATTTtctacataaaatattattattaaaatttcttttttgttctataaatataagacattaataaaaatttatctactattatatataatatatataaacaatatatatttcataattatgaatttttatataccgtaatatatatatatatataatacaaaaagaTGTGTTAAGTAAGGACAAAGTAATatcatgtatattattattttaatttgtatcaggatttattatattatacatttcatataaacatataatataaatgatagaaataatataatattttgattaattgcaaaattatatatatatatatatgaaatattctTTGGGTTAGTAATTAAACATAAGTtcttacattattattatttatcttaataaataataatattaataaattgtGTGATAACGTTAATTTacaattttcttttattaataataattgtataaaataaataaatatataattaaaaataagacatatttgttaaaatatatatattatttaaataaattaaaataatattataattatataaataacatttatttaaaaaaattaaataatataatatataaaatttaaataaattaattaaaataaataataattatattaatatataaattaaattaaaataaatttatattaataatataatatatttaaataaaattgatataatatataagttaattaaaataaaataataattatataatatataaattaaattaaaataaatttatattaataatataatatatttaaataaaattaattaatattaatatataaattaaataaattatttaattaaaataaagtaataattatataatatattaattaaattaaaataaatttatattaataacataatatatttaaataaaattaattaatataatatattaaatatatgaattaattaaaataatatataatatataaataaattacataatataatatattaaataattaattaaataaaataatataaaatattaaataattaattaaataaaaataattcatataaaaataaattacataatatattaaatatataaattaattaaaataatataaaatattataatataaaaataaaataataataaaataaaatatataaataaattaaataatattatatatatgtattaattaaaattaaataatataatatattaatatatcaattaattaaaataatataaataatagaaatatataaattaaatcaatataatttaaatattatataataaaataaataaaattaaaataaaataatattataatatatgttaaattaaataaattttaataatatattttattaataataaatttaaataataaaatatatatattatatattaatataatataattttataatttaaataatataataatttatttaaataaatattaaaataaataattaattatatttaatttataatataattattataatatttaaaataataaatattaattaatataaattattaataataagtaaattattaaaataaatatattatattaatataatatttaaattaaaattaaattaaaaaaataaataaataccaataaattatatatttaagttataatattataaatataattaattttttaattttattatttattaatttatttgaaaatgatatataattaatttatttaatataatttatataatattttaaataattaaattaaataataataaaaatattaatttaatttaatgtgtgtataaaaaaatataattaattaattattaaaaattaaataagacatataaattaataaataaataatattaattaatttaattatataataatttataataataataatttaatttattaattgtttattatatatataatatattaaataattaatttaaaaataaatatattaaacatttaattaaaatttaatattattaaataaaatatatatatatatatttttattattaattttattacacaaataaattaattttatttaaatattaaataattatatataatatattaattattttatttaatttaaaaataaatattttataattacattataatattattatttaaattattttaattaaataattattttatttaatattataataaataaattaaaattaattaattaattttattaaataaatattttttaacatatattaattgattattaattttatttaatattataaattataaattaattttaattaattaatttaattaaataattaataataatttatttaatattatatattattaattaaaataatttaattatattaaaatttaataaatattttattattaaaatgaaattataattaattttattatattaatatttatttttatatattattaaattatattatttaaaataaataattaaatatattttattatttaataaaattaattaatttaatttattaaattaaaaatataaatatatatttcttttttattattaataaaataaaaatataaatatattttattttttataacaatatttttatattaaataaaaattaaataattattaaataattaatgaaaattatatatttattaaaaagactaaaattaaaataaaaataaatattataagaaatataaaattaatattttttatagataatataatatatatatataattattattattttttatctttaataagtttttataaaagtaaATTACATTTTTGATTACAATTTAGAAACTGTAAAAGTttattaaagaaataattaaaatgaagatatagTATTTTTTAAGCATTTAAACATAAATGTTGAAACtataatttgtatttttttgataCAAAACTTTATACACaacttataaataaatatataataaaataaaatgtgaTATAactattcataataattaatatttatccaagttaatatatgtgtattatgAAATTCTTAATGGACAAAACAATAAGGAATTCACATTTTCACagaaatttattatatattatttgtgataatataatatattgtgttactatttttaaaaactttataagaatataaaattatgtttCACCTTTAGCTTtattatatagtatatatattaactttTGTCaataatcattttttatattaaaaatattataattgattttatatttcaaatgTGTTGGTTCAGGTAAAGTCATCAGTGTCATAGAGAACACGTATCTTTttagttaatatatattatagactaatattttatatacgctataaatctatatttacatttttgtaTTCATAGGATTCTATGATAGAAATGTGATGtgctatatatattttatgaaatattttccatgtccataataaaatataacttAATGGAAATCAATTAAGCCGTTTAACTATAagtgaatattttttatattgtttacGTAAAtgattaaagaaaaaaataaggtgtaataaaaaatgttaaagTTTTAGAACAttcttaaatatttttagaaTTGTAAAATGTAATTTaggataaaatataaaacgaCTAACGTATAATTTCACAAGACATGTACCTTGAATAAAGGAAATAttgaatatgaataaaacaGGTTCATATGTGTTTAATCTGTCTGACgaaaaatgtttataaattataaaaatcaatAATTGTACTTCATTTTCATaaacatatgtattattatatgtatttttttttttttatctaattGTGTGTTCGAAACTATTTTgggatatatttaaataatttaaaaattcgTTGAgcaatataatatagaatataatgtttttttttatttcaaataaCAAAAcctaaattataataatcagaAGAATTAatgttataatttaaaataaagttctattttaaattcattttataaaaaattgtgCAACCTTATAGTGATCAATATTAAAATAGAATGTGTAAAATGTTTATTCCTTGACTATTTTggaaacatattttatatatgattttcttcatgataattataacaataaGTATAGCATTGGTAtgattttatatgttatatataaaaataaatatatgtaaaatataaaaagaatatatttacaatattCCATTTAatgcatataatatttcaaatatttattttaaaaggtaactatacaattatatcataaatatgacttattctataaaatattatatatatatatatatataatataatatataatgtttccTGTGTTAAAGAACTATAGaacaattaatataaaatttatagaatattttattgttaaatgtataaaaattatttcaaaattttgttataactctatatatttataagaaaaacgaaatataatgtaatacaattattattatcttacctataatgataaatatgttggcattaaaaaaaataaattttatatatttcaagaCAAAAATTTGTTATCTGTTACAGTTCAATCCTTTATAAGGATTgtcaaataaaagaatataaaaaagatatatttgagatttaaaaaaaagaaaaaaaaagcgaaacatttgaaaattttaagagatacaaaaatattttttgtggGTTTTACAGAATGGATAACAAAAAATGTGGTAATTCATTACATCATggtaaaacaaaaaaaaaattaaaattaaaaacggttaatataaaaaaatgataatcgccttttaaaatttatatatttgaatacatttatttaaaaaaatattttttgacagaaataaaatatatatttgtaaaaccATTTATATGGTTTAATATTGTTAagtattaatttattattgttgtataactttttcataatatttatcataaatatatatattatatataatacaaataaaggaatattttacatttacatttgttgaaataattaatattacgatataaagaaaaatatattaaaggaatataaacctatatttaaattatcataatattaataaaataaatatatatgaaatttcttttatatatttaaagtgTCTACAAAAATCatgttattttaataatataaaataatttatgtttAAACATATACATGTTAAACATCTTAaaagttttatttattcagaaaaattttttaaacaaaaatttaatcatattcttcatttgtaaaaaatataaaaatactaTAGAATCATATAATTCTATAATGTCTATctatccatatatatatatataatgatagaataataaaatatgtaaaaaaacaaatttgtTCTTAATTGCTTTTATcattcaatatataatataaacatataagcTTCCTGTACCATTAAAAGAAGAGAATACAGAAAATGAATATTCTCCAATTAAAATGAACATGAGAAGAAATTTTGAATAATTCCATCATTCTTTTAaaattctaaaaaaaaaaaaaaaaaaaaatatatatatttatataaaatggaATAGGAAAgtgttttttttgtaataatgAAAGTTTTTCATTTACTTATAAATGAAATCATCAAAtgatatttctttatttttatatccatTGAATTCTACATTTAAAAATGCATCTACTTCTTCTTCTGTTAATTTAATTCCACTACCTATAATAAATAGGAACAAATATGCATGagtgataattttttttttttgaaaataaaataataattttacacaaaaatataaattatgggttttcatttatattattgaatTTGTATTTACACACCTAATGtcaataatacatttttgaATTCATTCAAATTTATGGTTTTAGATTTTTCCTGAGCATACGATTGCAAAGACAGGTATAGTAagttttcaatattttcatcGAAATAATATTGTTTCATAAGTTCAAAAAATTCACTCAAATTTAAATTCccatttttcttataatctgtatttttttgaatttgatgtatataataattataaataatatatgaaaattaaaaattaagatatggatataaatataaacaaatatatatatatatatatttatatacatacataataataaaataacatataaacaaaatgtaaatattttaagaTTAATTAAATTTCACATTATACCTTCCAATATGACTTCTGATTCACTTTTGTTAAGATATATACCAAGAGATcttaacaaatataataatttttcacCACTTACTCCATCTTTATTAGTATTgtattctttaaatattgATTCAATCTCAGCTCtcttaaagaagaaaaaaaaaaaaaaaatacatatatatatatttttttatttgtatcaataaataataacattcTTATATTCCCTTTTTATTGAATTGTATCAAGGGAAATATAATAGGTACTTCTTTTAAATTACCCTCTGTTTAGACAGGAAAAATTTACTCATttagtatattatataaaaataaagatttaatgaaaaaaaaaaaaaaatttttataaagttAATTCTGtgaacataaatataagttCATGATCTcacaaaaagaatatatataaaagtgcAATGtacaatgaaaaaaaaaaaaaaaaaaaaaaatttaaatcaaaataagatattaaaaaatacataaatataatatatatatatatatatatatatattattattttctttggTAATTTGAAAGGAATATGTAATAATCTAGAAAATttgtataattaataaaaatatggacAACTTTTAAGAACCGAATAAaactatttaaaaatattaaaaaaaattcacttgtgcttttatttaatatattaaaatatatatatatatatatatatacaataataaataaagaataaagaatatttaattaaatattatattttgtatattattattagagatatataaaaataccacaatataaattaataaattggAAACAATAAGTAAAAGATATAAGTTTTGAAAACTAaaacaataattatattcagaaatgagaaaaacatgataatatttacaataagatttttaaaaaaattataaaaaaaaacaaacaaaaaaaaagaaacaattttaaaaattatatgagaaattataaaattaaataagtatactggataatatatataatatatatttttatatgtgtatacaCATCTTCCTgtttatacaaatataatataaaaaacttattgtaaattttaaatattctatTGTTAAGaatgtatataatacatatatttaatttgtgtgaattttatataaaacttaaaaaaaaaaaaaaaaaaaaaattaaacttctttttaatatttaaattatacattaaatatgaatgtacataaatttcttttttgaaCCATTAGtggatgaaaagaaaaaaaaaataaataaataagagaAGAATATAGATTAAAACATATGTACTTTTTcatgtaaatattaaatatattagtaACATAATACTTTTTCTATTTCTATAAAAAGAAAGGGATTGGAGCTATTATTTGTTTggtattattaatttattaaaaaatgttattcatatttgttaatatatctaaaatttatattatgtatataatattatatgatatttttctttaacaCTGAACAAagacatattatatttttttaaatattcttgTTCTAGTGAAacaagtattatatatttagaatAAAGCAACAGTAAAttaaattgaaaatatatattcaaatgttgtacgttaatttttttttctttgtgcTTTTCAATATTAACAGTATAGAAGTAAAAATGATACACATACACAcacaaaaagaataaaataaaataaaataaaataaaaaatgaattcaTCATCATagatttaattttatatgattattgCAACTGCTCAATATAATAacggttatatatatatatatatatatatttattcatttaatttcaTAAAGTGTAATTTAgactattataataatgctgatttataattattatttttataacaggatcaaaaaaaatattgatatttaaaaattaaaacaagtTTTTGTATTGTTCTTtgttatttcaaaaaaaaaatatatatatatatatatgtatatatatatatatatatatatatatatatatatatatatatatataataaaataaaataaaatgaatgaattaaatatgcatatatatcaatatatatatatatatatatataataatatatttatttataactatttcattatcttttgtaaatataattttacaaTTTTCCTGCTGTTCTTGTTTCTATTCATTTAAACTAACATTGTATTAGATGCAATCCATGATAActtcaataaaaaaaaaatatgtatatataatatatgtatacgaaacaatattctttttcttataaaaCTTTGATAGACATAACAAATTATACAATAAGTGAAATAAGTCTTCTTAAAAATGTaacatttgaaaaaaatataaaatatatatataatatatatgtagacagttttttttttttttttttttttttttttttaaattaccAAAAATGCCGAAAAAGctgtaaatatattactttttgcaatattataattgtcaagaaaataattttcatgaatttttttattatataagacAAAGGATGTTACAAATtggaaaaggaaaaaaaagagaaatccCCACATTCCTTTAATACGTAATAGTCCTGATATGATACCAGCTAAAATACctaaattttaaattaataatatatatatatatatatatatatgaaataaatttattatattatggaTTATTCTTttgtacatatttatttttataatttattattatacccattaattgtttataataaaaaaaaacatcgTCCATTTCATTCtgtcaaataaataaatatatataaatatatgattatatatacatttacaattttatttataaaaataataaattataaacgtagatataaaattataatatattatagtgATATATAACAAactatttaattaaataatatatatatatatatatatatattaaattttttactaACTTTTGTTAACTTTTCACAAAAAAACTTCTTCAACAATGGATCtgcttcattttttttctcattggattttttcatttttatgttatcaaataaatataaatataattcatcaatgttatattttccaatctaattctttattcttttaaaacttatgtatatttgcattttccaaaaaaaaaaaaaaaaagaaaaagaaaataaaataaaatattttattatttttacaatatgttttcatatatatgtataatatttttttttatgttgaaaaaaaaaaaaaaataaggatggaaaaaactttatatatataatatatataattatggtATTAAGAGAGAGAATAATAAGTAATAAATGTAATTAAGTTCCTGTggaagatttttttttttttccgtgtttaaattaaaagttaccaacataaaaaaaaaatatatatatatatatatatatatatatattatgtatatgcttctttttttattttatttcttttttgttctttaaaGATTATTTAAGGGCATATCATTTTATCTGCACTTTCATAATTAgaatacttttatttttataaaattaaaattagatattttaaaagaataaaatatatgaataaataaaaacaattttaATTGTAATTTAATTAATGTTAGGAAAAGCTTAAAATGTGTTGATCTATAAAATGGAAAAAGACTTTTTCGTTCATATATACAactaatttttaaattacaaaaaaaaaaaaaaaaaaagagaaaaatataataaaagaatttatttgttcttttataaatttgTATCAAATTGAACAATacttaaataattaaatagaaaaataattcgaatataaactttttttttatttcaagaaataaaatatatatatagatatagatatagatttacatatgtatattatgtatatcctatatataattatgcatctatatatatatatatattccccCTCAAGA of Plasmodium sp. gorilla clade G2 genome assembly, chromosome: 4 contains these proteins:
- a CDS encoding calmodulin-like protein; its protein translation is MSKFFLSKQRRAEIESIFKEYNTNKDGVSGEKLLYLLRSLGIYLNKSESEVILEDYKKNGNLNLSEFFELMKQYYFDENIENLLYLSLQSYAQEKSKTINLNEFKNVLLTLGSGIKLTEEEVDAFLNVEFNGYKNKEISFDDFIYKILKE
- a CDS encoding Rab5-interacting protein, putative — translated: MKKSNEKKNEADPLLKKFFCEKLTKNEMDDVFFYYKQLMGILAGIISGLLRIKGMWGFLFFFLFQFVTSFVLYNKKIHENYFLDNYNIAKSNIFTAFSAFLLSWIASNTMLV